The sequence GCGGTCGTCACCCTCATGCGCCAGCGACGCCGCCGCGCGGTCGCGGTCACGATCGACCAGCCCGGACATTTCCGGGGTGAACAGCATCGCCGCCCCGCCCGCAGCCGCCTGCTCCACGCCCGCGACGATGGTGCGGGCGTTGGCGCGCGGATCGATCCCGCTCGTCATCTGAAGCAAAGCAGCGCGCGTCATGCCGCTAGCAAGGAGTCCAGTCCGCCCTGACGCTCCAGCGCGGCGAGATCGTCCGACCCGCCGATATGCTTGCCGTCGATAAAGATCTGCGGAACAGTGGTGCGCCCGTTCGAGCGCTCGAGCATCTCGGTGCGCTTGGGGCCGCCCATGGTGATGTCGAACTCTTCGAATTCCGCTCCCTTGCTCGCCAGCAGCGCGGTGGCGCGGTGGCAATAGGGGCAAAAGGCTTTGGTGTAGATTTCGATTTTCGCCATATCTTCCTCGGCAATTGTGGTCGGTCCGGCCGCTTGTCAATCCAGCGCCTCATCTCCCAGAACGCGCGCCCAGCAAAGAAGGCTCACTTTCGCCGCGCCGCCGCGTCGCAACGTCCTGGTGCAGGCATTCGCCGTCGCGCCGCTGGTATGGACATCGTCGATCAGCACCACGGTCTTGCCCGCAAGCCTTGCCGCAGCATCCGCGGCCAGCGCGAAGGCTCCCGCCACCGCCTTGGCCCGACCCTTGTAACCCAGCCCGCGCAGCACCGGCGTCGCCTTCATCCGGCGCAGCAACTCCATATCGGCGGGCACCTTGCTCGATTTCGATAGCGCTCCCGCGATCAACGCCGCCTGGTTGAACCCGCGGCCCCAGATCCGCCAGCGGTGCAGGGGCACCGGCACCAGCAGATCCGCATCTTCGGGCATCAGCCGCGCCATCGCTCGCGCCATGGTTTCGGCGCAGGCCAGCCGGCCCGAATATTTGAGCTTGAGCGCCACCGATCGCGCCACCTCGCCATAGGCGACTGCCGCGCGCACTCCCGAAAGGAGCGGCGGATCGGCCAGGCATTCGCCGCACGCCGCGCCCTCGCCGCGATCATAGTCGAACGGCGCATGGCACAGCGCGCACCAGGGCGGCCCGAGGAAGCGCAGGCTGCCCCAGCACCGCACGCAGAAGCGGTGATCCTCCCCCGTGATCTCGCCACAGCCCGGGCAGCGCGGGGGAAGCGCGAGATCGGCGAGCCGGGCGAGCGGGGTCATCAGCACGCTCCCTTGTCCCCCGCTCCGCGCCGCTGCACAAGCGCCCCGATATGCCAGCTGCCGAATCCCCCTCCGAAATCTTCGACCGCGCGCTCCGCCGCAAACGCCGCGACCGCGCCGCGCGGGCCTATGAGAGCTTCGTGCGCGATCACATGCTGGAGGGCATTTCCGAGCGGCTGGAAGGCGTGAACCGGAGGTTCCGCGACGTGCTCGATCTCGGCAGCTTCGGCGGCGGGTTCGAATTGCCCGGCGCCAGCATCACCCGGCTCGATGCGGGGAGCATATGGGCTGCGGGCGGCACGCAGGGCGAGGAAGACCAGCCCCATTTCCCCGACGCCAGCTTCGATCTGATCGTCTCGGCGGGGGTGCTCGATTCGATCAATGACGTTCCCGGCGCCCTCGCCCTCGCCCGCCGCGCGCTACGCCCCGACGGACTGTTCCTCGGCGCGTTCCTCGGCGCCGGCACCCTTGCCACCCTCCGCGCCTGTTTCATGGCCGCCGAAGCCGATCGCCCCGCCGCGCGCTTCCACCCGCAGATCGATGTGCGCGCCGGCGGCGATCTGCTCACCCGCGCCGGCTTCGCCCTACCGGTCTCGGACGTCGAGACGCTCAGCGTGCGCTACGCCAGCATCTTCGGCCTATTCCGCGATCTGCGCGGCATGGCGGCGACCAATCTCCTCCCCGGCGCGCCGCCGCTCACCCGCGGCACGCTAGCCCGCGCCGCGCGGGAATTCGCCGAGCGCGCCGGCGCGGACGGCCGCACCGCCGAGCGTTTCGAGATCGTTTATCTGACCGGCTGGGCGCCGGACGCTTCGCAGCCCAAGCCCGCCAAACGCGGCAGCGCGACCGCATCGCTGCTGGACGCGCTCAAACCGAAGCCTCCAGAACCGCGATGAACGGCAGGTCGGCGGGCGGCATCTCCAGCCCGCGCAGTTCCGCCGGCATCACCCAGCGCAGCGCCGTCGCGTGCCGGGGCTCGGGCGTTCCGCGCCATTCGCGCAGGGCGTAGAGCAACAGCATCAGATGCCGTCCGTCCAGCGGTTCGCTCGCGAAGGTCAGGGGCGCGAGCGTCGCGGCATCGAACTCGATCCCCAGTTCCTCCGCCAGTTCGCGCACCAATGCCGCCTCGGGCACCTCGCCCCGCTCGACCTTGCCCCCCGGAAACTCCCACAATCCCGCCATCGGCTTGCCGGGCGGCCGCTGCTGAACGAGCACGCGGCCATCGCCGTCGATAAGGGCGGCCGCGACCACCAGCAATAAATCAGACATGTGGTTCAGCACTTAGTTAACGCTCTTTCTTTATTCACGATCCAGTTCTGAAGGAGAAGTCTTGGCGATGCGAGCCTTGGCACAACGGA is a genomic window of Sphingomonas sp. containing:
- the grxC gene encoding glutaredoxin 3: MAKIEIYTKAFCPYCHRATALLASKGAEFEEFDITMGGPKRTEMLERSNGRTTVPQIFIDGKHIGGSDDLAALERQGGLDSLLAA
- a CDS encoding ComF family protein — encoded protein: MTPLARLADLALPPRCPGCGEITGEDHRFCVRCWGSLRFLGPPWCALCHAPFDYDRGEGAACGECLADPPLLSGVRAAVAYGEVARSVALKLKYSGRLACAETMARAMARLMPEDADLLVPVPLHRWRIWGRGFNQAALIAGALSKSSKVPADMELLRRMKATPVLRGLGYKGRAKAVAGAFALAADAAARLAGKTVVLIDDVHTSGATANACTRTLRRGGAAKVSLLCWARVLGDEALD
- a CDS encoding methyltransferase domain-containing protein, with the translated sequence MPAAESPSEIFDRALRRKRRDRAARAYESFVRDHMLEGISERLEGVNRRFRDVLDLGSFGGGFELPGASITRLDAGSIWAAGGTQGEEDQPHFPDASFDLIVSAGVLDSINDVPGALALARRALRPDGLFLGAFLGAGTLATLRACFMAAEADRPAARFHPQIDVRAGGDLLTRAGFALPVSDVETLSVRYASIFGLFRDLRGMAATNLLPGAPPLTRGTLARAAREFAERAGADGRTAERFEIVYLTGWAPDASQPKPAKRGSATASLLDALKPKPPEPR
- a CDS encoding (deoxy)nucleoside triphosphate pyrophosphohydrolase, with the protein product MSDLLLVVAAALIDGDGRVLVQQRPPGKPMAGLWEFPGGKVERGEVPEAALVRELAEELGIEFDAATLAPLTFASEPLDGRHLMLLLYALREWRGTPEPRHATALRWVMPAELRGLEMPPADLPFIAVLEASV